One genomic region from Hydrogenobacter sp. encodes:
- the glp gene encoding gephyrin-like molybdotransferase Glp yields the protein MSLLAYEEALSIILEHTKLIDAERVFLSQAIGRVLAEDILADTDKPPFDNSAMDGYAVRYEDIKEASEERPVRLRIAGELSAGDEKDFKVEKGSAVIIFTGAPLPDGADCVIPFELTQREGDYVLIKRALKIGSNIRRKGEEVKEGQILLQTGTLIRPYEVGIMASVNKALVFVYRKPKVAILATGDEIKDVGETINKPSQIRSSNSYTLLSQVIRDGGEAHYLGIVKDNEEEISSALRSIHNYDVFITTGGVSMGGKDYIQYLVKDCGIDVKFHKVRIKPAKPVLFGTYGEKGLFFGLPGNPVSCSMAFDLLVRPAILKMSGRHRYIPDVFKATLKESFHRKDAERREFVRAYVWFEGERAYCSYSHKTQSHMLTSYVNMNAYMVVYEGVYEINKDSLVDVIMFP from the coding sequence ATGAGTTTGTTGGCATACGAAGAAGCGCTTTCTATAATTCTTGAACATACAAAGTTGATAGACGCGGAAAGAGTTTTTTTAAGTCAAGCTATAGGTAGGGTATTGGCCGAAGACATATTAGCCGACACGGATAAACCACCCTTTGACAATTCCGCTATGGACGGTTACGCAGTAAGATACGAAGATATAAAAGAAGCATCTGAAGAAAGACCTGTGAGATTGAGGATCGCAGGCGAATTATCTGCCGGTGACGAGAAAGATTTCAAAGTAGAAAAGGGCAGTGCTGTAATAATATTTACCGGAGCACCCCTACCTGATGGTGCGGACTGCGTAATTCCCTTTGAACTCACCCAAAGGGAAGGCGATTATGTGCTTATAAAACGTGCGTTAAAAATCGGAAGCAATATAAGAAGGAAGGGAGAGGAGGTAAAAGAGGGTCAAATCCTTCTTCAAACTGGTACACTTATAAGACCGTACGAAGTTGGTATAATGGCATCGGTAAATAAAGCTCTCGTCTTTGTTTACAGAAAACCTAAAGTTGCTATATTGGCAACCGGTGACGAGATAAAGGACGTTGGCGAAACTATAAATAAGCCTTCCCAGATAAGAAGTTCCAACAGCTACACACTTCTTTCTCAAGTCATAAGAGATGGTGGAGAAGCACATTACTTGGGCATAGTAAAGGACAACGAGGAGGAAATATCAAGTGCTCTTAGAAGCATACATAACTACGATGTGTTTATAACCACGGGCGGGGTATCCATGGGAGGCAAAGACTACATCCAGTATCTTGTGAAGGATTGTGGAATTGATGTGAAGTTTCATAAAGTGCGTATAAAACCTGCGAAACCTGTCCTTTTTGGTACTTACGGAGAAAAGGGCTTGTTTTTTGGTCTTCCCGGTAATCCGGTATCCTGCAGTATGGCTTTTGATCTTCTTGTCCGACCCGCTATTTTGAAAATGTCAGGAAGGCATCGCTACATACCTGATGTCTTTAAAGCTACGCTTAAGGAGAGCTTTCACAGAAAAGATGCTGAAAGGCGAGAGTTCGTCAGGGCTTACGTGTGGTTTGAGGGAGAAAGAGCCTACTGCTCATACTCTCACAAAACTCAATCACACATGCTTACTTCCTATGTAAACATGAATGCCTATATGGTGGTTTATGAAGGTGTATATGAAATAAATAAAGATAGCCTTGTTGATGTAATAATGTTCCCATAA
- a CDS encoding methionine adenosyltransferase: MAQIVVTPMTFAPVYEQSAEIVERKGTGHPDTICDNLAENLSRELCKWYLREFGAVMHHNVDKALLVGGVADAHFGGGQVIEPIEIYLVGRAILERNDKKLDAEDLVKQTVKEWLSKSIKNIDVEKHVKVYAKIKPGARDLVELFERFQKSGEVPLANDTSFGVGFAPFDELERAVYETERFLNSEALKREHPEVGEDIKVMGVRVESRIRLTVALAFVSKYIKSIDEYFEKKEEIRRKVKMYVEGLLGREIEVYINTADSRENNSVYITVTGTSAEQGDDGQVGRGNRVNGLITPYRPMSLEAAAGKNPISHIGKIYNTVANLIAQRVIKELEDIEEAYCYIVSQIGKPINQPQILDVKIRTRKDIRGLQDEVKKIAREELEKMPSVWKGFLEGIYSVA, translated from the coding sequence GTGGCACAGATAGTAGTTACTCCTATGACCTTTGCACCTGTTTACGAGCAGTCGGCTGAGATAGTGGAAAGGAAAGGAACAGGTCATCCAGATACTATATGTGACAATTTAGCCGAAAATCTTTCGAGGGAACTCTGTAAGTGGTATTTGAGAGAGTTCGGAGCGGTTATGCATCACAATGTGGACAAAGCTTTACTCGTTGGAGGAGTTGCCGATGCTCACTTCGGAGGTGGTCAAGTTATAGAGCCTATAGAGATATACCTTGTGGGTAGAGCCATCCTTGAGAGGAATGACAAAAAGCTTGATGCGGAGGATCTCGTAAAGCAAACGGTAAAAGAATGGCTCAGCAAAAGTATAAAAAACATAGACGTGGAAAAACATGTTAAAGTTTACGCTAAGATAAAGCCCGGTGCCAGAGATCTCGTGGAACTTTTTGAGAGATTTCAGAAAAGTGGGGAAGTACCTTTGGCAAATGATACATCCTTTGGCGTAGGATTTGCACCTTTTGATGAGTTAGAGAGAGCCGTTTACGAAACGGAAAGGTTTCTCAATTCTGAAGCTCTCAAGAGGGAGCATCCTGAAGTTGGGGAGGACATAAAAGTTATGGGAGTTAGGGTAGAAAGCAGGATAAGATTAACCGTCGCTTTGGCATTTGTGAGCAAGTATATAAAAAGCATAGATGAGTATTTTGAAAAGAAGGAGGAGATAAGGAGGAAGGTAAAAATGTATGTAGAGGGTCTCCTTGGTAGGGAGATAGAAGTTTATATAAACACAGCGGACAGTAGGGAGAACAATTCGGTGTATATAACAGTTACAGGTACTTCCGCGGAGCAAGGAGATGACGGACAGGTAGGTAGAGGTAACAGAGTCAATGGTCTTATAACTCCATACAGACCTATGAGTCTTGAGGCTGCAGCAGGAAAAAATCCTATATCCCACATTGGGAAGATATATAACACCGTAGCCAACCTAATAGCTCAGAGAGTAATTAAAGAGCTGGAAGACATAGAGGAAGCATACTGCTATATAGTCTCTCAAATAGGGAAACCCATAAATCAACCGCAGATACTTGATGTAAAGATAAGAACGCGGAAAGACATAAGAGGTTTACAGGATGAAGTGAAGAAGATAGCGCGGGAGGAACTTGAAAAGATGCCAAGCGTATGGAAAGGTTTTCTTGAGGGTATATATTCTGTTGCGTAG
- the gcvT gene encoding glycine cleavage system aminomethyltransferase GcvT: MKTPLYELHRELKAKMFEFAGWEMPLFYSSIKEEVMAVRRSCGVFDISHMGRILMKGPSSADSLQYLTTNDIKKLSPGKVQYSMLTNPEGGVIDDITVYMFNEESFMLCVNASNRHKVVSWLFKHHSVEDISDSTVQIAIQGKDSVNVLSKFFPVQDIRYYGFKVFDGMVVSRTGYTGEDGFEIYAGLKEGTELFKELLRYAKPCGLGARDTLRIEAGLPLYGHEISENITPFEANLDRFVYMHKEFVGREAMLKKEIKSKLFGLELLERGVPREGYGIYVSDINIGTVSSGTYSPTLDRGIALCFIKIPYREEGLKVELDVRGKRLKAMLRNYPFVRR, from the coding sequence ATGAAAACACCCCTTTACGAACTTCACAGAGAGCTAAAAGCTAAGATGTTTGAGTTTGCAGGATGGGAGATGCCTCTATTTTACTCTTCCATAAAGGAAGAAGTAATGGCGGTAAGAAGATCCTGCGGTGTGTTTGATATATCTCACATGGGAAGAATCTTGATGAAAGGTCCATCATCTGCGGACAGTCTCCAGTATCTTACCACCAACGACATAAAAAAGCTTAGTCCGGGCAAAGTCCAGTACAGTATGTTAACAAATCCGGAAGGAGGTGTAATTGACGATATAACCGTGTACATGTTCAACGAGGAAAGTTTTATGTTGTGTGTGAATGCATCAAATAGGCACAAGGTAGTAAGCTGGCTCTTTAAACATCACTCAGTAGAGGATATATCTGACAGCACGGTGCAGATAGCCATTCAAGGAAAAGATAGCGTGAATGTGCTGTCTAAATTTTTCCCCGTTCAGGATATAAGGTACTACGGATTTAAGGTCTTTGATGGTATGGTAGTTTCAAGAACAGGCTACACAGGTGAGGACGGTTTTGAGATATACGCAGGTCTGAAGGAGGGTACAGAGCTTTTTAAAGAGTTATTGAGGTATGCCAAACCATGCGGTCTTGGTGCAAGGGATACGCTAAGGATTGAGGCTGGACTTCCTCTTTACGGTCATGAAATTTCTGAGAACATAACACCTTTTGAGGCAAACCTCGACAGGTTCGTGTATATGCATAAAGAGTTTGTAGGAAGGGAAGCTATGCTGAAAAAGGAAATCAAAAGTAAACTTTTTGGGCTTGAGCTTTTAGAAAGAGGTGTCCCAAGAGAGGGATACGGAATATACGTATCGGACATAAATATAGGCACTGTCAGTAGCGGAACTTATTCACCAACCCTTGATAGAGGAATAGCTTTGTGCTTTATAAAAATCCCATACAGAGAGGAAGGTCTGAAAGTAGAGCTTGATGTTAGAGGTAAAAGGCTCAAAGCAATGTTAAGGAATTATCCTTTTGTACGCAGGTAG
- a CDS encoding LptF/LptG family permease yields the protein MLGKYVLFLYVKLFLIVNAILLGIVSSYALMELLFLFKQKSADIAFSYLANLLPLSFLYLSPFSSVIAMMILLRYVFLRKIDLIVQSFGISPLKFFLNIVLFLVFVSFFNFFMNFNTYAENNKNLYSIEKRFKKRQEIEDLIMRNAWFFKEENDERIYINFQFVDIKGGKVAGVFLVRGRENNILEIVQADRGLWKGDTILLPFAKVWNFKEGNTTAKYMAIKLFDIKNAQPIGERVEHVSLNQLIFLYFLGKSIGLNYNLYMSEIIRRFLSSFTSVPIGIIVMSYTIKRRNILAGLLSFVPAFFFYWMSFVLTRLFSESMSLSPIYGLIAFAPLFFFSLKGLYYLGKGFRV from the coding sequence ATGCTCGGCAAATACGTCCTTTTTCTATACGTCAAACTTTTCCTGATAGTAAATGCCATACTTCTGGGTATAGTTTCCTCTTACGCTCTTATGGAACTTCTCTTTCTCTTCAAGCAGAAAAGTGCTGATATAGCTTTCTCCTATCTTGCCAATTTACTGCCATTATCCTTCCTTTACCTTTCACCTTTCAGTAGCGTAATTGCCATGATGATCCTATTAAGGTACGTATTTTTGAGAAAAATAGATCTGATAGTTCAAAGCTTTGGGATATCACCGCTGAAATTTTTCCTTAATATAGTACTTTTTTTAGTATTTGTGAGTTTCTTTAATTTTTTTATGAACTTTAATACATATGCTGAAAACAATAAAAACCTCTACAGTATAGAAAAGAGATTTAAAAAAAGACAGGAGATTGAAGATCTTATAATGAGAAATGCATGGTTCTTCAAAGAAGAAAATGATGAAAGAATCTACATAAATTTTCAGTTTGTTGATATAAAAGGTGGTAAAGTTGCGGGAGTATTTTTGGTAAGAGGTAGAGAAAATAATATATTGGAAATAGTCCAAGCTGATAGAGGTTTGTGGAAGGGTGATACCATACTTTTACCTTTTGCAAAAGTTTGGAATTTTAAAGAAGGTAACACAACAGCTAAGTATATGGCTATTAAGCTCTTTGATATAAAAAATGCACAACCTATAGGGGAAAGGGTGGAACATGTGTCACTGAATCAACTTATATTCCTTTACTTTCTGGGTAAAAGCATAGGCTTAAACTACAACTTATACATGTCGGAGATAATAAGGAGGTTTCTATCTTCTTTTACATCAGTACCGATAGGTATTATCGTTATGTCTTACACTATAAAGAGAAGAAATATACTCGCTGGGCTTTTGAGTTTCGTACCTGCTTTCTTTTTTTACTGGATGAGTTTCGTACTGACAAGGCTTTTCTCGGAAAGCATGTCTCTAAGTCCAATTTACGGGTTAATTGCCTTCGCTCCGCTCTTTTTCTTTTCCTTAAAAGGACTTTACTATCTGGGAAAAGGTTTTAGGGTCTAA
- the tpiA gene encoding triose-phosphate isomerase, translating into MKLISANWKMNITPSQTKEYIIKFLPLIEDVKDREILLCVPYTSLCIASEMLKGTNVKLGAQNVYYEQKGAFTGEISVSMLKDLGVSYVIVGHSERRWIFGEDDEAVNKKLVACLDGGLRPILCVGERLDEREAGLTYKVIETQIRIALSSLENYTDMIDIAYEPVWAIGSGNPATPEDAQAVHRFIKNVLEDLNKNYQGMTRVVYGGSVNVHNAGEFMKMPDVDGLLVGGASLDPKTFSQIVKSF; encoded by the coding sequence ATGAAGCTTATATCCGCCAACTGGAAAATGAATATTACACCTTCGCAGACAAAAGAATACATCATTAAGTTTCTACCGCTTATCGAAGATGTGAAGGACAGAGAAATACTTCTTTGTGTGCCTTATACATCTCTGTGTATAGCTTCGGAGATGTTAAAGGGCACGAATGTGAAGCTTGGAGCCCAGAATGTTTATTATGAGCAAAAGGGTGCTTTTACAGGTGAGATATCGGTGAGTATGCTGAAAGATTTAGGTGTTTCTTACGTTATTGTTGGTCACTCGGAGAGAAGGTGGATCTTTGGAGAAGATGATGAGGCGGTGAATAAAAAATTAGTGGCTTGTCTTGATGGTGGTTTGAGACCTATACTTTGCGTAGGGGAGAGACTGGATGAAAGGGAAGCGGGACTCACATATAAAGTGATTGAAACCCAAATAAGGATAGCTCTGTCTTCTTTGGAAAATTATACGGATATGATAGACATAGCTTACGAACCTGTTTGGGCAATAGGAAGTGGAAATCCCGCAACCCCTGAAGATGCTCAGGCAGTTCACAGGTTTATAAAAAACGTCCTTGAGGATCTAAACAAGAACTATCAAGGCATGACGCGAGTTGTTTATGGTGGCAGCGTAAATGTACATAACGCAGGTGAGTTTATGAAGATGCCAGATGTGGATGGTTTACTTGTAGGTGGTGCGAGCTTAGACCCTAAAACCTTTTCCCAGATAGTAAAGTCCTTTTAA
- a CDS encoding diguanylate phosphodiesterase has protein sequence MLYIEDSKNLKVYAVLENVVEIETGRLHGQRLVSRIVYGNEEGSFAEIANRDLKMKIEIAVLETVRSMNKRDVIFVNLPISLNIESLPLYGNNLVVNLPMGMGLKNLYIYRSRIKKCGLGVALDDFTTIGYELKEIMFGAFDYVFFSDDFYIKANKDDLKRAVELVKYYGSKVCFKKIDTVQKLDLASRMGAQLGHGYLFGYEQIKAQL, from the coding sequence ATGCTTTATATTGAAGACAGCAAAAACTTAAAAGTTTATGCGGTTTTAGAAAATGTAGTAGAGATAGAAACTGGGCGTCTTCACGGACAAAGGCTCGTTTCAAGGATAGTTTATGGTAACGAAGAGGGTAGTTTTGCAGAAATTGCCAACAGGGATTTGAAAATGAAGATAGAAATTGCCGTTTTGGAAACGGTACGCTCCATGAACAAAAGAGATGTGATCTTCGTTAACCTCCCTATCTCTCTCAACATAGAGAGCCTTCCACTTTATGGGAATAATCTTGTGGTTAATCTCCCTATGGGTATGGGACTTAAGAATCTATACATATACAGAAGCAGGATAAAAAAGTGTGGCTTAGGAGTTGCACTGGATGATTTTACCACCATAGGATATGAACTCAAGGAGATCATGTTTGGAGCCTTTGATTATGTCTTTTTTAGCGACGATTTTTACATTAAAGCTAATAAAGATGATTTAAAAAGAGCTGTTGAGCTTGTAAAGTATTACGGATCAAAAGTATGCTTTAAGAAAATAGATACGGTACAGAAGTTAGATCTTGCCTCAAGAATGGGCGCACAGCTTGGACATGGATATTTATTTGGATATGAGCAGATAAAGGCTCAGTTATGA